The Primulina huaijiensis isolate GDHJ02 chromosome 6, ASM1229523v2, whole genome shotgun sequence genomic sequence AAGTTTTTAACGAAATTCAAGATGGAACTTCTGTGGAGGTCATCCACCCAAAATTTCCAGTTTTTTAACCCTTCAACATACCAAATTTAATCTTTAAGGAGTCAAATTTGATGTTTCTATTTTAGGGAGTACCTATATTTTCGTATGTAGTATGTTAACAAGGCTTAAAATATAACAACCTTGGGACAAAATGCATGTGTGGTTTTACAACATTGAATAAATAGTGATTTTTTAACAAGCTGAATCTTTACCGTAGGACCTGCGAGGTGTTATCGCCAAATCAAGAATAAGCCATACCCTAAGTCTCGGTACTGCCGCGGTGTGCCAGATCCCAAGATCAGGATCTATGACGTgggaatgaagaagaaaggaGTGGATGAATTTCCATTCTGTGTTCATTTGGTCAGTTGGGAGAAGGAGAACGTATCCAGCGAGGCGCTTGAAGCTGCTCGTATTGCATGCAACAAGTACATGACCAAGTTTGCAGGAAAGGATGCTTTCCATTTGAGGGTCAGGGTACATCCCTTCCATGTCTTGCGTATTAACAAGATGTTGTCATGTGCCGGGGCTGATAGGCTCCAAACTGGAATGAGAGGTGCTTTTGGCAAGCCTCAGGGCGTTTGTGCCCGTGTTGCCATTGGCCAGGTTCTTCTTTCTGTCCGTTGCAAAGATGGTAACAGCCCCCATGCTCAGGAGGCTCTGCGTCGTGCGAAGTTCAAGTTCCCTGGTCGTCAAAAGATCATTGTCAGCAGAAAGTGGTATGCCAGTTTGCTAATATTTTCTTTGAT encodes the following:
- the LOC140979491 gene encoding large ribosomal subunit protein uL16-like, which produces MGRRPARCYRQIKNKPYPKSRYCRGVPDPKIRIYDVGMKKKGVDEFPFCVHLVSWEKENVSSEALEAARIACNKYMTKFAGKDAFHLRVRVHPFHVLRINKMLSCAGADRLQTGMRGAFGKPQGVCARVAIGQVLLSVRCKDGNSPHAQEALRRAKFKFPGRQKIIVSRKWGFTKFNRTDYVKWKSENRIAADGVNAKFLGCHGPLAKRQPGRAFLSEGPAA